One Gemmatimonadota bacterium genomic window, CGACGCGTAAGGATATCCGTGCGCCATAGATGACGCGGCTCAATATGTCTCGACCAAAGTCATCTGTGCCAAACGGGTGTTCGAGCGTTGGGGGTGACAGGCGATTGTAGAGTGCCTGGGCCATTGGATCGGCAGGGGCTATCAAAGGTGCTGCGAATGCCAGGAGTAGAAAGCCGCCGATCAATACGCTTCCCACAATGGAGAGACGGTTTTTTCGCAATCGCTGCCAGATCAATAGCGCAGTGGTCTGCGGTGGTGTTTGTAAGGTGTCCTGGATGTGTGACATAATGTGCTGTCATTCCTTACCGTATTTTATGCGTGGGTCCAGCCAGGCGTATAGCAGGTCTGCGATCAGATTGATAAGCACGAAGGTGGTAGCGACGATGAGTACGCCTCCTTGAATTGCCCGAAAGTCGCGTGCGTAAACCGAGAGGAGCAACCACCGCCCGACTCCGGGCCAGGCAAAGATACTTTCGGTCAAGACAGCGCCGCCCAGTAGATAACCGAATTGCAAGCTGATTACGGTTAAGACGGGGATGAACGCGTTTTTCAGTGCGTGGCGCAAGATGACGACCCGTTCAGATAAGCCTTTTGCCCAGGCAGTGCGCACATAATCTTCGCGCAGGACTTCCAGCAAGCTCGACCGGGTCATGCGTGCGATAACAGCGGCGGGCACGGTGCCCAGGGTTATGCCCGGCAAGATTAAATGCCAGAGTGCGTCGGCAAAACTCGGTAGATCACCTGCGATCAGGCTGTCTATGAGGTAAAATCCAGTCCATGTGGGGATAAATACATGAGAGCTGAGTCGTCCGGAGACAGGGAATAACGGTAGGGAGACTGCAAGGGCGAGGATGAGTAATAATCCCAGCCAGAAGATGGGCACTGAGACCCCTGCTAAAGATGCTGTCATGCCAATATAATCCCACCAGGTGCCGCGTCGAACGGCGGATGCTATACCTGCACCAATGCCGAGTATGCAGGCGAATACCATGCTCGCGAAGGTGAGTTCCATGGTGGCGGGGAAACGCGCCATTAGTTCGACGGATACGCGTTCGTGCGATTTAATAGACCGCCCCAGGTCGCCTTGTAGCAGATCGGATAAATAGCGTCCAAATTGCACATGTAATGGCTGGTCCAGGCCCAGGTCGCGCCTCAAGGCTGCCAGACTTTCGGCACTTGCCCGTTCGCCCAGCATGATCTGCGCGGGGTCTCCAGGTACGAGGTGTACCATAAAAAAAACCAGCACTGTAATGCCCAATAATGTGGGGATCAGTGCCAGTAATCTTTTGAGGATGTAGATGTGCATGGGAAGATATTAAAAAAAGTTGTAGAGTGTAATGAACTCAAACAATATCCGATAAATTTAACCCACGCGCAATATCCATTCACAGAACGCGCTTGACGTGTCAGTGGAACCGTACAAAAAGAAACGGCGGTGGGTTTTACAGCCCACTGCCGTTTTTATTTCTGACCACAAAGGTGTCTTCTCGGTGGTGCAAAAACCGAAGTGTCAAAAATTATTCAAGCGATCGTTTCTCAAATTATCGCCCACCTTCCATTTTTTTATTCCAAACGGTTCTATCATCCGGAGGGGTATCCTCAGTTCTTTATTTTTTACCGTGGGCTTCGATGCGCTAAAATCTACCTCGACCCCTCTGCTCTGAAGGGCTGGAATGTGTATGTTGATTGATGTGGCACTTAAGGGGTTGTTCCTTACTTCAATCCAATCTCCTTCACCCAATCCCGTGTTTGCCACCAGCGGCGCGAGGTCTGAGATGCTGTTGTCGTTAAGTTCCAACCCTTTCAGGTTGATTAAGTTAGATAGCGATGTCACATTCGATATGCTGTTGTCGTCAAGAGACAGCAATTTCAGGTTGATTAAGTTAGATAGCGATGTCACATTCGATATGTTGTTGTCGGAAAGAGATAGCAATTCCAGACGGGTCGAGTTAGATATCGGTGTCATATCCGATATGCTGTTGTCGTAAAGATCCAGCCATCTTAGATTGGTCAAGTTGGATAGCGGTGCCACATCCGCTATGCCGTTGTTGTCAAGTTCCAGCCATTCCAGACGAGTCAAGTTAGATAGCGATGTCACATTCGATATGCTGTTGTCTTCAAGGTCCAGCCATTCCAGACGGGTCAAGTTAGATAGTGGTGTCACATCTGATATGTTGTTGTCGTAAAGAGTCAGAGCTCTTAGATTGGTCAAGTTGGATAGCGGTGCCACATCCGCTATGTTGTTTTCGGAAAGATCCAGTATTATCAGGTTATTCAAGTTAGATAGAAGCGTCACAAGCGGCGTCACATTTGATATGCTGTTGTCGGAAAGAGACAGAAATCTTAGCCTGGTCAAGTTAGATAGCGGTGTCACATCCGATATACTTGTGCCGGAAAGAATCAGCCATTCCAGACTGGTTAATCCTGACAGTGCAGACATATTCGATATGCTGTTGCCGGAAAGATCCAGGGTCCTTAGCCTGGTCAAGTTAGATAGCGGTGTCACATTTGATATGCTGTTGTAGGAAAGATCCAGCACTTCCAGATTGGTCAAGTTAGATAGCGGTGTCACATTTGATATGCTGTTGTAGGAAAGATCCAGCACTTCCAGATTGGTCAAGTTAGATAGCGGTGTCACATTTGATATGCTGTTGTAGGAAAGATCCAGGACTCTTAACCTGGTCAAGTTAGATAGCGGCGTCACATCCGATATGCTGTTGCCGGAAAAGTTGAAGGAAAAGTTAATCCATAGTTCTATTAGATTGGTCAAGTATAGCGAAAGGTTGTTGAATAGCTCATTGATGTTTACCTCCCCCAATCTCCCTTCGTTTCCACCGAGGACCAACTCTGTCAGGTTAATTGCAAACTCAAGCCCGGTTAGATCGCGAATATTCTCGTTCGATGCATCAAGGCGAGTTAAGGTCGCCATCTCTGCCTGCGTGATTGGCGCACCGAACGCCTTGCCGAGACTGTCCTCGATAACAGCACGTAGATTCGCATCCGAAATGGCAACGTTCGTTGTACTGCCACCACCGCCTCCACTACCGCCACTACGGGTATAGAATACACTAACCCCTCTGCTCTGAAGGGCTGGAATGTGGGTGTTGATTGATGTGGCACTCAAGGGGTTGTTACTTACTTCAATCCAATCTCCGTCACCCAATCCCGCATTTGCCACCAGCGGCGCGAGGTCCGAGATGCTGTTGTTGTCAAGCCCCAGCCATTCCAGACGGGTTAAATTAGATAGCGGTGCCACACTCGATATGCTGTTGTAGGAAAGATCCAGCTCTATCAGGCTGGTCAAGTTCGATAGCGGCGCCACATTCGATATGCTGTTGTAGGAAAGATCCAGCCATTCCAGACTGGTTAATCCTGACAGTGCAGACACATTTGATATACTGTTGCCGGAAAGAGTCAGTGATCTTAGCCTGGTCAAGTTCGATAGCGGTACCACACTCGATATGCTGTTGCCGGAAAGCTCCAGTCCTATTAGCCTGGTCAAGTTCGATAGCGGTGCCACATTCGATATGCTGTTGACGTCAAGCCACAGCGCTTCCAGATTGGTCAAGTTAGATAGCGGTACCACATTCGATATGCTGTTTCCGGAAAGATACAGTCGTTCCAGACGGGTTAAATTAGATAGCGGCGAAAGATTGGATATCTCGTTGCTGTTCACCCACTCCCCATCCACTCCCTC contains:
- a CDS encoding leucine-rich repeat domain-containing protein, translating into MRNLILFTLSTLAFLIHPLFLPAQNSFSFSIDANSATGDQAVTSVNVSPDFDGDGMVGFSDFLALSGLFGARQGDGRYEAKYDLDSDGAIGFSDFLIFSASFGKEVSPPDGATQVAIPDAILRVVIADSLGKANGAPITQAELATLTHLAALNKNIRDLTGLEFAINLTELNLGAGDIVNSNEISNLSPLSNLISLERLFLGNSSISDVTPLSNLTSLKLLYLSYNNISDVAPLSNLTSLERLYLVSNSISDVTPIANLTNLRSLTLSGNSISNVAPLSNLTSLEVLSLSSNSISDVTPIANLTRLEYLGLSGNSISNVASLSNLTNLEELELDNNSISDLAPLVANTGLGSGDEVGVENNPLSATSINTHIPALQSRGVSVFYTRGSGGSGGGGGSTTNVAIPDANLRAVIADSLGKASDAPITQAEMATLTRLAARNKNIRDLTGLEFATNLTWLDLEGEGVDGEWVNSNEISNLSPLSNLTRLERLYLSGNSISNVVPLSNLTNLEALWLDVNSISNVAPLSNLTRLIGLELSGNSISSVVPLSNLTRLRSLTLSGNSISNVSALSGLTSLEWLDLSYNSISNVAPLSNLTSLIELDLSYNSISSVAPLSNLTRLEWLGLDNNSISDLAPLVANAGLGDGDWIEVSNNPLSATSINTHIPALQSRGVSVFYTRSGGSGGGGGSTTNVAISDANLRAVIEDSLGKAFGAPITQAEMATLTRLDASNENIRDLTGLEFAINLTELVLGGNEGRLGEVNINELFNNLSLYLTNLIELWINFSFNFSGNSISDVTPLSNLTRLRVLDLSYNSISNVTPLSNLTNLEVLDLSYNSISNVTPLSNLTNLEVLDLSYNSISNVTPLSNLTRLRTLDLSGNSISNMSALSGLTSLEWLILSGTSISDVTPLSNLTRLRFLSLSDNSISNVTPLVTLLSNLNNLIILDLSENNIADVAPLSNLTNLRALTLYDNNISDVTPLSNLTRLEWLDLEDNSISNVTSLSNLTRLEWLELDNNGIADVAPLSNLTNLRWLDLYDNSISDMTPISNSTRLELLSLSDNNISNVTSLSNLINLKLLSLDDNSISNVTSLSNLINLKGLELNDNSISDLAPLVANTGLGEGDWIEVRNNPLSATSINIHIPALQSRGVEVDFSASKPTVKNKELRIPLRMIEPFGIKKWKVGDNLRNDRLNNF
- a CDS encoding ABC transporter permease, whose amino-acid sequence is MHIYILKRLLALIPTLLGITVLVFFMVHLVPGDPAQIMLGERASAESLAALRRDLGLDQPLHVQFGRYLSDLLQGDLGRSIKSHERVSVELMARFPATMELTFASMVFACILGIGAGIASAVRRGTWWDYIGMTASLAGVSVPIFWLGLLLILALAVSLPLFPVSGRLSSHVFIPTWTGFYLIDSLIAGDLPSFADALWHLILPGITLGTVPAAVIARMTRSSLLEVLREDYVRTAWAKGLSERVVILRHALKNAFIPVLTVISLQFGYLLGGAVLTESIFAWPGVGRWLLLSVYARDFRAIQGGVLIVATTFVLINLIADLLYAWLDPRIKYGKE